Part of the Perognathus longimembris pacificus isolate PPM17 chromosome 1, ASM2315922v1, whole genome shotgun sequence genome, CTTTAAAGTATTCTTAATGGTTTTGGTATCTGTAACCTCTGGTAATCATTAATTACTTCTTCCATTTCACTGTTTTTAAACAAACATAATAGAAGAAATTATACCACAAAACTTTATTATATATGACAAACTGCACTTTAACTAAATGTTGTTAATTACCTTAGGCTTTTGCACATTTTATAAATTAGCAAAATTTACAccttaaaatgctttttaaaagataatttttacaTGAGCTAAGAGGTAAAGATTGAAATTATAATACCACAGAATAAACTCTTACAGACATAGCTAATTTAAAACTTATCATGTATATAAAAGAATAAGCTTACAGAGATACAGGTTTCATACCTTCAAGGAAAAGAAGACCTAAAGGAAGAAACATGATgcatttaaagaggaaaaaagctAACAGTGAGGGTGgaggaagtggcagagtgccatagTCCTCAAAGCCTCCTAGGCCAGAATGAAGACATTTTTGGTATgctcagaaaaaaagcaaacttacttaaaaaaacaaaagcaaaaaaacaactcTAGTGATCTTAGACTAGAGTATAATGAACACAAATGGGAGTCGGAAGTCTGAGAAGGAAATTATAGTCAGGGAGAAGAGGTGGCAAGGATGAAAGCAAGCAGATAGATTCTGgaagacaaataaataagacttggTGAGTGACTAGATACGGGGAGAAAGATAAGACTGTCAGTTGTTTTActgcatttatatatacatgtacatggaATGTAGAGCTAACATATCTTGTGTAACATATGTTAAACTGTTAACAGAAGTTACCGAAGGGAACATGAGTTTTACACAGTAAAAGGCAAACTTTAAAAAactttgtacattttaaaatatttcatattcagTTAATatacattgcttttgtagttaaatCCACATgtattaaaagattaaaaagaaaaaaatttgctttggaatgaaaaagccaagcgagagctcaaagccctgagttcaagccccagtatccacacaaaaaaagcatttGCCTGATTGAAAAGGATATAGGAATGTCATTTTttaagggaaagggaacaactTATCAAAACCATAGCCAAATAAAAGTACATGGCATATTTAAAGAATTTCAATTCTTTTGTTTGATAAGCAAGAAGGAAATATAGATATCAGAACATAGATGAAAAGAGGACTAAAGCCTTTTTAGCTACAGCCAGATCTTAAAGGACTTCAGAGACTAGGCTAAGGAAATGATTCCCTAAACTGTGGGAAATAGAAATCATATGAAAATTATCACCTATGAAAGTGACTAAAGAAATCAAATTTGTGTTTATTCACACTCTAGAGCcagtgtaaagactagatcaaaaGGTAGGCAAAAGCCAGGCAGGGAGATCACTTAATCAAGAACCTAAGCTAAATTGGTGACTAGAAACATAAAAAGTGGGAGATCTGAAACTCATTTCAAAAGTAGTTGGCAGGTGGTTAGGACGTGACAgatagggaaagggaaagggaacgaTGCATCCCTGGTATCTATTTCAGGAAATTAGACAATAATAACAACATTAACTTAGGTATGGCAAGAACAAGTTCAAGTGCAGAGATAATGAATTTTGTTTTGAAGATGTTGATGTAAAAGTTCTGGAATCAGGTCAAAGTACCCAACAGGAAATACATGAGTTGAGGAGCATGGTCAGGACTGAAGCACATGAACACTACTGCCCAGAAGAGAAAATGTTAAATCTTACCCTTTATGTCATGTCACTGAACTTTGAGGCAACCGTACTGTCAAGGGTTAACCGGTTCCATTTATTCTCATAGCTGTAAAAGTTCCACATAACTGTTAAGTCTGTAGACAATAACTTCAAAAAAGGAAGTAAGGATTTTCTTTGTCTTGCTCTTTAAAGTCTTTCTAGTTATCCTATCCCATTTGTTTGCCATTTTCTATCTAGTTAAGGAAGATGGATGAGGTATAAGTATAATATAAAAACCATTTGCCATGCTTAGTCTTAACTGCAAAAGGCAAGTAGCATTCCACAATTCTACCTTTAACAAAAACCCaacttaaataattatttaccTATGTGATTCTCCCGATATTCTCTTGCAAATCACTGGTTCCAATATGGTCAACTCCTGCTATACTGTAGCTTTAACCAGAAGTTTAACTATTCACAGTCCTGTTCTGAGCCATCTCATTGTACCAAACCACACTGTACCTTTGTCTAATTGATGATACCCTAGTTTGGTGAGAGATGGGAAGGAACTGTTGGCAAGGAGACAGCTGCTTCCTTCCTGAGCAAAGGAAAACCAGGAAGGTGGCAGATGGGCAGAGCAAACTCAATCAAAAACTGCTCTGGCTCCCCACAGGCAACATTTTTCAGAACTGAGACATGAATGGATATTATAAAGTATATCAATAATTGAGAAAGTGGTTCTGCACTGAACTTCAACAGGGCTTCCCAATGTATCTgcattttaaaaccttttaaaatttaaattggtACAAAGAGTCTTGTCTTAGCTTATATGCAGTAAACTAAGACTGCAAGGAACTGTCCCAATACCGGTAGGATTATGCCCAAGAGAATGCACTTTTTGGTtaacatatttaaaaagaaacatttcactTTCTGTATACTATTTATATAACTTAAAATTGTTGCTAAAATTTcattagaaaatgtttttcttaaaacattttttcatgtttatataattttaagaCATGCTGCAAACTTTCATAATTTGTTCTTTTATCATTCCTCTTCCCATCCACTCTGGTATCTGGGAACTTAATTTCCAAAGACTCTTGAGTAAACTAAACAACCATAGTCATACTGGTATGactaacaactttttaaaaagttaagtagGTAAGTTACTGTGCTTCATCAAATGGAAATTAGCAAtcactgaaaacattttaaaaattagtatggCCATGAAGTATGGAATTTTAAGACATCGGTTTACTATGCTGATTAATTCAACATTTATATTTTCATCAGAACTTAATAATCCCATAAATAAATAGAGctctcaattatttaaaaaaatcaggggaTAACATATGTATTTAGACATATTAGCAGCGAAAAATGTATGCTTCAACACACTTATTGGGAAAAAGTCTGAAAATATTACTACACTGAATTCAAGGGTATTGGCAGGAAACCTGACAGAGAAGTTCTCTAGAATAACatttcaagaaattaaaaaaggagatggggtggggagggaaagggtcaAATAGGAAATATTCTCAGTTTAATTGACAAAGTTCAGTGCTTGCTCCGACTTGATTTCTGTCTCTCCCCTGCCCCGTCCCCCAAAGGTTTCCAGATGGGTACATCACTTAGACGAAAGTTCATCTACTGGAATAAAGGGAGAGACGGCTTGGGCAGGTGACACAGGAGAGTCGGTGGTAGTGCTGACTTTCGCTGGTGAGTTACAAGAAGATCCCGCACTGCTGCTGTTTCCATCCAGGGTATccgaagacacacacacaccaggatctGACAGCTGTGCAACGTCAGAAGAAAGCATGTTGGTGATGCCCTGGAAAAATCTCTTTGGCTGATACTCAGTTtccatttcacattttcttttcaatggTCCAAGAACACTTGGTCTGATACAATTGATGGGACTCTGGCTTCTCCGGGTGGTAAATCGGGTTGTAGGGCTCGGAATGGGGCTTGGAGGCAATCCGTTGCTACTCACAAAACTTTGCAAGGATGGTGAAAAACACTGCTTCCCGATACCCCGGGTGGGTGACGGTGCTGGTGATACCGGAATGAAATCGATGCGCTTGGGAGAGGCGGATTTCTCCACGTCGTTGTCACTCAGGCTGAAACTTTCCTCCCAGGAGTGGCTTATCTGCATTGCGGTCTGGACCTCGCGTTCATGGACAGTCTCCCGGTTGATCAGGTCCATGCCCTCCTCCTGTTTGATCTGGTGCAGGCGGCTGCTGTGCATGCGGACAGGGGAGGCCGGGAGCAGCAGGCCGTGGCGGCCCGGGAACGTGGTGCTGTTCCGCCTGGCGCTGGGCGCCTCGGCCTGGAACACCGGCGAGGTGTCACTGAGGCCGTGGATGAGGGGGGCGCTGTTAGACCTCCGGAGgccccctccgccgccgccgccgccgccgccctccgccGGACTCCCGCCTGGACCCGGAGGCAGCTCCAGGTCCAACTCCATCTTCTCCTGAGCCAtgtcggggggcaggggggcggggggcggtgctCGGTCAGGCCTCGGGGACTCCCATACCCCGCAGTACAGCGAAGCCACCGCCGCCACCGCCTTCGAGAATCTGTCAGCGGggctcaccacccccccccaacctgcGCATGCGCACCACATACGCGCAGGCGTCCTGAGACGCTCGCCCTCGAGGCGCCGACTTAATACGTCACAGCGGCGCCGCCGCCGTAGGTGATGGTGCTGTTGCTGCTACTGCttctggtggtggtgatggaaggGCTGAGAGCAGTAGTTGGGCCGCTGGTTGGAGCGTTCCTTCCGCTAGTGGCTATGGAGCGTGAGCCTGCGTGGACGCGCGTCAATAAGGTTCTTCCGTTTAGGAATTTATATTTACACAACAAACATGAGCCCGGAAGGAGAGGTTCTGGGTGATGTGGGACGTGTGACGGGGAGTGGGGCGTGGCCAGGCCAGAGAGggcctcctggaggaagggaccaGCTCCCGAGATCCAAAGTGACAACCTGTGGCTCCGTTGAGCCTCACGGAGCGCGGGAAGCCAGGGCACCAGGAGAGGAGGTGTGGCCCGGTGGGGAgtgagggctgggggaggagggagggccctgGGAGGTGATGGACCACAGTGGGTTCTGGTGTTGGAGAACAATAAAAGTCAAAGATTTGAAAGCGTGGGGATGGTAGCAACTGGAATGCTTACTGGCTGCAATCTGGAGAATTAGGCTATTTGGAGATGAGAACCCACTGGGAGATGAGAAACCACTGCGAAAAGGCTAGCGTGGATGTTATTTACACTGAGGtagaaagaagagataaaacaGTATATCGGGGAACTATTTAGGAagttacaggagaaaaaaaaaacccttgtgaTTGTATTACTATTTTTAACAGTTTATATTTCTAGTACAAGCATATGTGAATAATAGTATTCATTCAGTAGGAATGATtacataaaaggaaaaccaataggtcttcatattttaaaaaaaagcaacataCTGTTCTGGATTCGTGTAATTAAAATGGACATGATTAACTAGAGCTTATATTCATTTCTGCCAGTCATGGTggattctccccttcccccagtacCTACGGTATGCCAGGCACTTTGCTAGGAAATGGGTCCTATTATGAGGACATTTAATTTCTACtggctgctggggtgggggggcggtgggggagaCCAGAAAGGGACTTGACAAGCCAGTAGGCCATTTCCTAATAGTGACAGgccttaggaaaaaataaaatagtatgatGTGATAGAGCACCAAATCAAAGACCAATTAGAATTGAGGTGCTCAAAGACCAATTAGAATTGAGGTGCAAATGTTTAAAAGCAAGtcatgggttgggaatatggcctagtggcaagaatgcttgccttgtatacatgaagcactgggttcaattcctcagcatcacatatatacaaaaggccagaagaggtgctgtggctcaagtgacagagtgctagccttgagccaaaggaagccagggacaatgctcaggccctgagtccaaggcccaggactggcaaaaaaaaaaaaaaaaatagcaaatcatATGGACCCCTGAAGACTGAATAACTGAATATTCCAAGCTGAGAGAATAGTACTGTTAAGATCCAAGGCAGCTTTGAGTTTGAGGAATgagcagggaaagaaaagaaaaggcgggggggggggggaaggtaggcAACAGGAACAGGGGAGAAGGTTAAGGAGTCTAGGTCTTACTATGATAAAAAGCCACAGAGCAATTCTAAGCAGAGGGATGATATTATCTGGTTTGTCCtttatattattatcatttttttttttttttggccagtcctgggccttggactcagggcctgagcactgtccctggcttctttttgctcaaggctagca contains:
- the Pabir1 gene encoding PPP2R1A-PPP2R2A-interacting phosphatase regulator 1; protein product: MWCACAGWGGVVSPADRFSKAVAAVASLYCGVWESPRPDRAPPPAPLPPDMAQEKMELDLELPPGPGGSPAEGGGGGGGGGGLRRSNSAPLIHGLSDTSPVFQAEAPSARRNSTTFPGRHGLLLPASPVRMHSSRLHQIKQEEGMDLINRETVHEREVQTAMQISHSWEESFSLSDNDVEKSASPKRIDFIPVSPAPSPTRGIGKQCFSPSLQSFVSSNGLPPSPIPSPTTRFTTRRSQSPINCIRPSVLGPLKRKCEMETEYQPKRFFQGITNMLSSDVAQLSDPGVCVSSDTLDGNSSSAGSSCNSPAKVSTTTDSPVSPAQAVSPFIPVDELSSK